Genomic segment of Mercurialis annua linkage group LG6, ddMerAnnu1.2, whole genome shotgun sequence:
acaataaatcaTAAAGAAGATAATGAAGAATCAAAGATAAAAGCTTGTATTCAATAGGTAAATCTTGTTCTTACAAAGCAATAAAAGCTTCCAAgcaccaacaatggtggaaactatggaggcacaaaaccctaaGCTATTCTACTCCTAAAAGATGACTAAAAGTGTTGCTACATAATAAGTGATACCTTAAAGTTGAGGGATAAGGTGCCTTATATAGGCAAAAGTAAAAGAGGAAATATAAAACATTCTAGTACAAACTTTGTTGGGCTTAATAAGGAAATGTTCCAAGCAAAGCTCTAAACTCAAAATTTGGTCTTTTTCTGAGTTTTCTtcacttctcgatcgagaagcttcattaaagtcagcttctcgatcgagaagcaagatTTCACAATTCTCTGCCATTTATTgccttgcttctcgatcgataAGGTGAggttctcgatcgagacatgcacAAAAGTTTGTCTCGAAAGAGACACTATTTCTGCTGCACAACCActgacttcaaaacttcataactcgatgtagaaacctccaaatgagttggttcttgaaccTCTGGAAAGCTTAAGATGTCTACTTTaattcttatgaagaacacaatTTCATTGGAATCCTTGAACTGGTCCATATTTGTAaattagtgcagcggggtcAGATTTTCAGGCTTGCAAATGTGTTTTCGACGTCTCTTTGCTTCGGAAACCTTCGGAATGCTCAAATTAAACCCAAAACTCATTGATTTCCATGTATttaacctgaaatactaaaacacacaATAAGACCCAAAATAGCTCAATTATAGCAATAAAAGCATATTAGAAGACCCAAAACCGACAtagaaaataggagtatttctactcctatcactaATCATGCCAAGCATTTCCTAGGTAATTCGGGTAGGAATAAGGTATTGATTTGGGTCAAGTTATTCAAATGTAtcaattccgctctctcgagtctaaAATTGAAAGAATCGCAACTTAACTAATAcaccgaaatctaaatcgctctcgcatAATTAGATTTCGACAATACCAATCAACTACAATTAATTTTGCAAACTTAAACAACCGCCTAAATCataaaccgctctcgcgtggATAATTCTTAATCTTGGGCTTAACTAGGTCCGTCTAATTAAATAACTCTCGTTCAGTTAATTATACAAAGATCATAAATTAAGAGATCAATTCAATCTAAGCATTAGGCCCCATAAACACAACAAACCATAATCCAAATCCTAACCTAATCACCTAATCAACAACAAGGCAATCATAAGCAACCCCTAAACTAGggggtttagctacacataatcAACACCACACAACTAATTAAACAAGAATAAAAAGTAAGCATTAAGTAGAGATTAAATACCTTTGGGTAATTGTTAAAAGCTAAGAGCAATAATTACATAATGAAACTTCAATAATGGAACTACTACTTGTATTAAATGAGTAATCAAGAACCAAAATCTAGAAATAAAATGATGAACACCAACATTCAAAATCTCTACACAATTGGAAGAACAAAAGGAATAAAACTATAACTACTTGATTGATGTCTTACAAAGTGATGGATAAAATGACCTAAAAAGATAAGGTGACTTATATAGTCAAAAAAAGTAAGAAAACTAGAGATGTCCTAGTACAAGAGTGTTGGGTTAAAAGAAAAAGTGGGCCAAGCAAAGCTCACTTATCAAAAGTGATTCTATTTCTGAGATTAAGCcatgtcttgatcgagaagtTCATTAAAGGGgaacttctcgatcgagaaccTCTTTTGAAAACCATTCATGCAAAACTATTCTTCATGTCTTGATCGAAAAGTTATTCTTGCCTCTACTTTTCGATCGAGACATATGTTAAAATATACATGTCTCTTTTACTTTTAAGCTTATCTTCCAAGACATACTTTGCAACTTGTTttctctttaactcatcgttcgTATTCCCGACTTCGCTAGTTCTTCGAATCTTCACTCTTTTTAGCCTAAATAGTCCCGTAAACGCTCTGTATTACCTGAAACACCAACACACGTAATAAGGTACAAAAATACTTACAAACGTATGCTAAAGCACGATAAATAGATGCGAAAACTATCTAAATACTTGgagtattctactcctatcagggtccatatatatatatatatatatatatatatatatatagttaatcGCATTAAAATAACAAACGTTTGCAGattttgtcagttatagccaaaccttttaaaactgTCAGAATTAGCCAATTTTAGCATATTCGGTAtcttttatagccattttttaaatcgaaccagATTTTTACCAACTTAACATCCACATCACTGACAAGTCAGCAAATTACTGATGTGGCAACGCCCActcatttaattaaatctatGATGACCAATTAAACcaaacttaaataaaaaaaattccaaccaAACCACATGCCAAAAAAATCAAAGACTCAaccattaaattaaattaatataaaatttatgtatattttaaaataaataatttcaataaatttcaatttaataaatttatttttaaaataaaaattacaaaagtttTGGTCCCGCCGTCGCCGGCCTCCGCTATGCTTCCCCACTCTGGCTGGCTGGCCACCGGAAAACTCATGTTCTCCGTCAGTGGAGGAGATCTCAAATCTATTTTCTCCATTAATGGAGAAGACAGATCTGAGCATATCTTCTCCATTTGTTGAGAAGACATGAAAAAGACAAGCTGTCTGCTCCATTTATGGAGAAGACCGAGCTGCTGTCTTCTCCATTTTGGAGTAGACGAGCTCGTCTTCTCCATAAATGGAGAAAACCGAGCTACTGTCTTCTCCATTCATGGAGAAGACGAGCAGGTCTTCTCCATGAATGGAGAGGTCAGCATGTCTTCTCCATTCATGGGGAAGACATTCTCAGATATGTCTTCTCCATTAATGGAGAAGACAGATCTGAGGTCTTCTCCATTGACGGGGAAGACGTGTTTTCTGGCAGCCGACCAGAGTGGGGAGGACGGCGGTGGCCGATGATTGGCTACGGCAGggttaaatttttagaattttataataaatataaagtttgaaGATATTAcggtttaattaatttatttgtcatGTGATTTGGTTAGAaactttttatttgaatttggtTTGGTCATTATGGGTTTGATTAAATGAGTGGGCGTTGCCATATCAGCTATTTGCTAACTTGGCAGTGATGTGGATGTCAAGTTGGCAAAAATCtgattcaatttaaaataaacggCTATAAAATACCGAATATGCTAAAATTGGCTAATTCagacaattttaaaagatttagctataattgataaaatccacaaacgtttggtattttaaTAAGATTAactctatatatataataaatgttaAAATACTAAGATAAATTTGTTAGTTTTATTCTCGATAAATTTcctaaaaatatttcataatgACATCGTTAGTCCTCTATgttaaatatatcatttttattgtatgtttttaaataGTCATTCAGTCACTATTTACTCATTTGATTACATGTAAATcaagttaaataaataataaattgaaaattattatattcaactgcatacaaattgttttttttatataatatctCAATATGATTTATTGAACAAAAAATATGTAAATCaattaacttataaattatcaaatatagtTGAAAGaaataattagatatttttagaatattattATTCTTAGTAAAAAACATATGCatatactttattatttttttagttaaataattttaaattctattatataaattattatttgaagtCTAATACTTATGAATATTTTTTACAGCACTACTGCTCTACATAATCCATCCCTTTGCATTTGTCAAATTGTAATTTTACTTATGAATATGGGTGTGGCAACTCAAGATTTTAAGACTAAGAATCTAAGAGGCTCTTATCATCATTTATAAGCTTATATGTTTCCTTTTCCCTCATAAAAGGTAGGTCCATAGACCCCACTAACACTTGGGTCCGCCTCTGAATGAGAGTCTCGAGAACTAAATTCTACTGAGTTACTCATTCAATACGGGTTTCAAAAGTGAAACTACAACCGAGTTACTTTAATCACATATAGATCCAATATCAATAATATACCTCATAGATCATAAATGGTGCGCGCACAGCACTCAATAGGAAAACACGTTCTAATAAGTGCATAACggtttttgaaaatcatttaaaaGCAATAAAATAAACTCACGATATGCTAAATCCCCAAAAATACTCTGAATAGCTCTACTAGTGTTGGTCCGACTCTGATGCATAACGATGGGTCGAGGAACAATATACAAATCacattgattttaaaaaagtttttggATAAGTCCCTGAGTTTAGACGCGCTCCGAAAGTGAATTTTGGcgatttttatgaaaaatgtgaatttCGTGCTTTATGCCGAAATCGATTTAAAGTTGGAACTCGTTTTTAAAATGGAAGTAAGATGGTACATTTCTTGAGAACTTGAATTTAGTTATGTTTTTTAGATGCTTTTATTATGTTAACGGAAATATGAGTTTTAGGCTTGGAAACGAGGTTTCAGCTGAAATGAGCGTGTCGACGCCCtagaaaaaaattgttttataaattaaagtttttttaattttggaatgATGATTTTGAACCTGAGCGTAGTCAAGATTCAGAAATCCTTTAAGTTTGGCAATTTTATTGTTGTACTTAATTTTCGTGTTTCAACGTGTTTTGGTTTAATCGAGTGTTTGCCTTGTGTTGTTTGTCTCGATGTGTTTGGTTGATTAGAATTCTAGAGTTAGGCGTGGTTATTGTCGTATCGttgttaatttaattgatttgtgTTTGACCCGCCTGCTCCGGGGAGTTCGGTGTTGAAAGAGTTGTTGCAGTGCGGCTTGCTCTGTCCGGCTAGGATTCATGCGTTCGGCAAGGGCTGTgagtttattttgttatatttatattcttatgtaaaaagtattttaatatgCAAAGTATGTTCTTCCTGTTTTTGAAGTGGAtaactttttatttgttttgattattttattttaatatttaaaattactgaatattttagatgattaattaatttttggaataatttaattttctgatattgatattgaataatttttatatttttttttcaaatgtttcataaataaaataaaaatattaaaatatttatattaaaataatatgaaaatgtGGGGATTTCCATGAGAATGGAAATGGAGATGGATTAATTTCCATTAAATAAATGAGGATGGAAATGAGGATTTTCTATAGAAACGAGAACGAGGATGGGGATAGCTTTTCCACTCCCGCCCCGCTCCATTGCCATCCCTATGTGGGATATTACAAATTGTGAAGGAAATTAAAATGTGCATAACTTGTAGTAACTTTTATGCCCGTTAGTTACCTCAAATTTTACAAAGTAAcatgaaattaaaaagaaatttagCTATAAAAGATGGAAACACACAAGATATTAGTAGAATTTTAGTACATTAAAGAGAGTTACAGACAAGATAAGAAAATATCACAAGCTTAGAATGCAAGACGATACAACATACACAGAAGgaaaacaaacaacaaaaagTCATGACATTTGACATTATATCAGTTTCACTTCATGAAGCCTTGAGCCATTTTGAAGTAATCACCAACGCCAGAAGATTTGCCATCTTCACCACTTGATTGAGTTGGCGTGGACTGAGTTATGGGCGTATCGGGGCCGGACTGGTGGCCAGCAGTGGTGGCGGCGGCGGTTGAATGAGAAGACTGCTGACGAAGATAGTCCTCAGCTTTTTCTACATACTTTCCATAACTCTTCTCTTCAAGCTTGCCATATTGAGAAGCCCCACCCAGAAGATTTGCAGCAGCACCGGCGGCCTGTCCCTGATCAACTTTTTGGTGGCTAAGTGAAGATTTGGCTGCATCAGCGACTTGCTTAGCGCTTGAGAAAAGCTCGGAGGATGAGACTTGTTGATGCTTGTGGCCCGTCTTGGATGGTTGGTCGTTAGAAGATGGGAAATCCATGGGAACAAAGATTGGAATTggattgagattttagagaTGTGTTTGTTAGCTTTATAGGCGTATGATCAATAATTGAAGATGAAGATATTGATTGGTTTCAATATGTATTTGTTTTTGTGGGCCTTGTTCCATCTGACTCAGACACAGTCTGCAGGGAAAAGCTTCAATACCGTGTTAATGGCGTGTTCAGTTTTAGACCATGCAAGTGTCACAAAAGAGATATTTTGTGTTTAAGTTCACCTACAGGtgttaatgtcttaaaatgttGTTTATGATGCACGGAAATCTTGAATTTATggatttcaaaaataataaaatatttcagaGTCATTTTcataactaataaaaataaataattatttattttcatatagtATTTAAagagtataaatgaaaaaatattaataaatttttcatacAAATTTATAATTCAGTTTGTTCAAACAATAACCTTTTtcggtaaaaaaaaaacagtaatcCTTTTTAACAATGAAATACACCTCAAATGTTATAATCGATAAACAGTAACTCTGGAATCTATTTGCGGCCACAAAAGCTCTCCcgtttcaaattattaaaaacacgaattcttttttttctctaaaataCACTCTCTataatgtatttattatttattataaatataaaaattaattatatttaaatttatatttttaattatcataaatagttaataatttatGAGTGAATTTTCTATAGtacattattttctattttatttacaatttttttttgtctttatttttctaactttttttttacgaaaataccttttttctttttaatttcacaaatatttttttcaatttttgataatttattctcttttttataacttttttttgtattctttttacttttatatcctgttttttagtgtaactatggTCTATTGTAGTGTATTCATTGtgtttttttagtgtaattatggtgtttttatagtgtaacatcagtatatatagtatatttatagcatttttgtaatgtttttatggtgtataccataaaaccattgcaaatacaccataaatattGCAAATACATCGTAAagaaatacaccataaaaacatagATAGACTGAGAAACACCAGAAATACgctaaaaatacactataatgtaaatacataataaaaatattgtaaatataccataaatcaatttgttctttacaaaatcagtagcattaaaataaataaacaaatctatgaataagagaaagacaagataattatatgaataatagaataattttataaaaaaaatataaatctacaataatttatctgcaaaatatttaaatcattataaaaaaaaaacctaaaaaaatacaaaaaaaatctaaaaacgatgtCGAAAACTCAAAGCGTGAACAGAAAAGCGTGAACAGAAGAGACGAACGGAGTAGCGACCGGATGAGACGAGAAACTCATCGGAAgcagacgaacggaagcgcgaacggAAGCACAAACGGAAAAACAAACGGAAGAGGCGAatggaaaaaaaacaaaagagacaaatataaatcaaatggaaaataaaaaaaagagaattttgagagaaaaagagagaaaaaaaggaaaaagtgtgTGGCTACgtaaaattttaacttataaattttcTCTCTATATTTATAGcggatatttttgtaaatatactTTTTACTAGTGTAGATTGGAAAATTATGAAAAGATAGCTaaatttgttgtaaatatatttaaaaataaagtattttgaaaataaccccataatttatttgcatgaaaatatattttttataaataatactactatatataaaattttataattttaagtattCATACATacctctatattttttttattttgacaaaaaatatatttttatattatttgcatgtcttttttatatttttatttcttatatttagaaaaagaaaatgtatGTTTCGACATTTCTGTTTGTCTATTCtcattttcattaatttctGCTTCtatgcaatatatatatatgaataaaaaatttctCCAACCTTAGTTATAGGAAACTCCTACAACCATTGACATGGCACTTTTTAAATGGCCTCTTTAATGTCATCTactatatttaaaaagttataacttTAGTTTCCATATTTTGTTGAAAGTTATATTTTACTTATCTagagttttttttcttccaaataaTAATCCTAAAACTATAATTCTTATTAAAAGTTGTGATGTTTTCTATTCATTTGGATCACTTAAAAATGTCAAGTTTTTTTAATAGTACGGATAAAACTAGAACATATAATTGGCTGTCTGGTTTTGAATTTGCAAAGGTTCTTTAAacagtttttaatttttctttgaattttgaaaaatgatatttgaaaaaaaaaaactataaaaatctatttagaaaatttaaaaaaaatcacaatatCCTTGAATTTGCTATATAAAGTCCTCCACTCATTGCCATCTTTATTCTCtacaagaaaaaggaaaaaaggtaGTATAAAAAGAACCTGAAACTGGAAtctgatttgattttatttgagtTACTATCAATCAAAGTATGAAACTATGAGGCTCACATTTTGCATTCAATGTGGTAAAGATGACAACATGTTTTCTAGGACCAGTGTCCTCAAAATGTGCACATAATGGGATTGGGATTTCTGCAATTTTGGTGCTATAAAATCTGAGGACTGTGTGTTGCTAAATTCAGCATTCCATACATACAACAGATGCATTGTGTTCTCATGTCATCAGAAGACTTTCATTTTTGATTCATTGATCCCGACTGGTTTGAACTCGAGACCTATCTTTACTAAAGAtgttcaaaatcatttgaaatacaACAACTAATATAtaggtattttattttatttttttaaatttgtacgttccatttttatttattttggaaaTGACTCAACTCTCTTATTTctcattgagtttacattacgatattatttgttcttttataCGCTAAAGTTCTTTTcatttctaaataaattttaaaataaaatgcattcaaaaataaatttttatattggaTAACTCTAAGAAGAATAGTATAGAATCATTTCAAAtagattgaaataaattaaaattatgtttttagaTTCTAACTTAACTaaatacattatttttaaaatatatattttatttgacttatacttatcattttttttttatataaattacttATCATTTTCTGGTTTAATTAATAAGGAtaattttgttgttttcaaAAGAACgtcaatttcattttcaaattctGTCAATTTTATTAGAAATTGAAGAAACTATTAACGgatttattagaattaaaagATAGGATTCCAAatgaatttcaaaataaatcaaatacaaacgttatgaatttaCAAATTATGGAATTCATTTATACTTCCTATGCATAATGCAAATAATGAAAAAGCTGTCTATTTTTAGCACTACCTAGTATTTACCGGTGAGAAACCAATTTAGCTATGTAGATTAActtgaaattattatattttaatataaattaaatatcaaaaaaatgtttattatatttcaaaaatttactgAATATAATTTTACATACTTTAAAGTACTAATAAGATCTCGAGTTCGAACTCCAGTCGGAGTCAATTAACAAAAACATACCAGTATAGCAGGGGCAGAGTCCGAATATGTGACGAGATTGCTtgccaactttttttttcatgcCTTCAAAATGATGTTGTTTGCGGCgttaatatttttagaaataaaaggGGCCAAAATAACTTTATGGTGCCAGCGTTTTGCCAAAACGGCGTCGATTTGACATTAAGTCAATTTAAAAATTGCTACATCAAAATGTTGacgttttgatttaattcaaaacgacatcgttttaaTGCGgcgatttaaagaaaaaaactaaAGTTCAATAGCAAAACTAGAAAGTATATTCAGAGGTGGGCAATTTATTTGGTcggttatttttaaatttgttaaaaaaggCATATTGTTTAgcctattgttttttttaataataatttagctcctaaaaaatcaaaagatatatataatttgtgTATTGTTATGACTAAaaagataatatatatatatatatatatatatatatatatatattatcggatagcataatataattatttattgaaagACTTGAAAATTGatcatattaaatataaaaaaatctttaaaaactGTATTTAATTTGGAAAAATGTCAAATATAAAAGGAACAAGTGTCATATTTGGATTTAGGATCATTTATGCTCTAAGGTTTGAAGTGCGTATATACAGTTTATACATGGTTTATTTAGACATTCACATTTAACAAAGTTAGGAACATATAtgactatttaaaaaaaaaaacattagtaGCGTAAATAtatccatttaaaaatattaggaaCATATATGCATTTTTCCGAACCATTGACGTCTAGATTCATGAGATCAAAACGTtaatggtatatatatatatatgatccTGTTTTtagtataaaaacaaaaatgtatgacaaataaataaataattgattatttttagatttgtaaaacaaatttttagattaattttccATGTGAAATTTTTAATCGTTCAAACTCTCAAAAATGGCCAAGTAAATAAAGCCCATAAATcttgtttttattttccttttctgcATTCTTCTCCAATTTCATTTACAGGTAATATATCTTGCTTCAATGCTGGACGGAACAAAACTAAGACTAGGGATGCACTGATCTAAGGGTTCTCCCTGAGGTAGGGTGACTGCCACATCTCGCCCCACCATACCTCGATCTTTACAACATAGACCATActgtttaaaataaaacaaatgacATATTATTAGTATTTagtagtaattatttttataaaaaataataataatattgataTAGATGTTAGAAGAATATATATTATCCGtgtttaaattgatatttatttatcaGAATATTATTTGggatatgaatttttaaaatttaatagttcATATTTGACATTAGTAAGATTTAAATTACgggatataattataaaacatgctaaattttttaatttattgacaattaaccataaattttaatattcttttaaaatagtATCAAGtattataattttcaaatttagcaattaatttgaaatttgaaatttaaaattgtagTAAGAAAAGGAGTTAAATTGTTTGGACGCAAGTAAGGCCTGGCCTAGATGGCTAGGCTCTCTTTCGGATGTTGGGAGTTTGACCCAATTTTTGTAGCATGTTGGTTTTGGTCCCGACTCACTAACAACTAGCCATATCAGATATGAAAAGAGAGTTCAATTGTTGCgaaaaaatgaattataaaataaaattttaacaactCTTCGAATATATAAATGAGACCAAATAATCAATTCTCCCCATCAATTTGGCATAAATAAATTGATAGGAGTGAAATACTCCTAGTATTTAGATAGTTTTTTCATCGCTTTATCATGTTTTAGCATGTGTTTGTAGGTGTTTTTATACCATATAACGTGTGTTAGCGTTTCAGATGATACGGAGCGTTTGCGGAACTATTTGGGCTAAAAAGAGTGAAGATTCAAAGAATTAGCTATGTTGGAAATAAGAGTAAAGAGTTAAAGAGAAAACAAGTTTTAGAGCATGTCTTGGAAGAAAAGCTGATAAGCAAAAGAGACATGTGTAATTTAACACATCTCTTGATCGAGAAGCATAAGTCAGAAGagcttctcgatcaagacatgAAGGAACATTTTGCACGAAGGCTCTCCAAAGAATGGCCTTGATCGAGAAGCATGTTTTAAATGagcttctcgatcaagacatgAGTTAAATTCTGAAAcgaaatttattttgaaaatagagCGTTACTTGACCAATTTCCTCTTTTAACCCAACACTCTTGTACTAGGATGTCTCTACTTTCCTTATTTGTCTTGGCTATATAAGTCACCTTATCTTTTAGGTCATTTTTAATGATTCACTTTTGTAAACAACAATCAATCAAGTAGTAGTTATTCCTTTTTGTTCTTCTAAAAAAATAGAGTAGAGATTTGaatgttcttggtgttcttggtgttcttggtgtttatttccagattttagatTTTGGGTATTAAAATCCCTTTGAATACAAGTATTATTAATGGgtcttcattattttatttatgtttgaTTGCTCTTCATTTCTCTTTAAGATAATCATCTTCACTTTAGTTATGTTAATTAGTTATTGCTTAGTTATTGCTTTAAGTTTCATTATGAGTAGCTAAAAtcctagtctaggggttgttGTGATTGCTTTATTGTGATTgctagatgattggttagggttgTATGGGTTAGAGTTTGTTGTgcttattaatcttattgcctAGATTGATTTGATCATTTAATCTTTAATTAGTATTCGATTAGTGAGGGCGAGAGTTAAACTAATCGGATAGACCTAGTTAAGCATAAGCTTAAGACCTAGATGCACgagagtgatttagggatttagcGGTTATATGAGTTTGCAgattaatcggattgattggtgtagtcgacatccaattgtgcgagagtgagttgAATTTTGACTTATCAATCAATTGTCGATTCTTCTTCTTCCGGCTTGAGAAAGCGGATTTGGATATTTTAATATGACTTGACCCGAGCCAATACCAGTACACCTGACCTACCCTTCTAGAAATTGCTTTAGCTTGATTAGCAGCCCGTAGGCGCTTTTTATCTATTGTTAATCCGTTTTAATTAATCTTTGCATAAGTTAGTCTTTAATTCTAGTTTAATtgttgttcaatttagtcccttTGCTCTTTTGATAATCAAACAATTGCCTTCCTATCGCTAGACGAATCAGGAGTCAAAAGAAAATTCATTCTCGCTCAACCACtatcttcgtgggatcgatctCGTACTTACCGAGTATTATGAGTTGGCATTTTTGtcaacaaatatcaaaatagtTATTTTGGAGGGTTTTTGGTCAAACTAACCAGGCCATAACTTGTATTTaagtgtttaaataaaataattagactAATTAGGTttgattagaattttaattgtGTTGAATTAAGATTGTAATTGTGATTAATAagaattaattagtttaattagcGACCTCACTCTTTTTTTGGAGTGTTTTTATGTTAGAGGAGTAAATTTTGAGCGAAAAACGCAAGTTGCGGTTCTCATTGACCCGAAAACGTTCAAAGTGGCTCATTTGATATCTCGTGCCAAGTTGAAGGGGTGAATTGATTCTTTGTTCATAAATTTAtccatcttttaaaaaaaaatcactttaCACTAATAACAaaacatatttacaaaaatacctacTATATGTAGAaggcttatctcattttaatataaaattttaggcaAAATCCATGGAAAGACCCCTGTACTTTATCTCTTTTGTTCGAGAGATCCCTATGTCAAAGTTTGTCGCGCTGAACTCCCTATACTTGTCATTTTTGCCATATGGAGGCCCTTTTGTGGACGGAATTTGGCAAGTGTATCTCACTTGCCGTTAAAGAGAgtacaaataaataatcaaactaTTTTTGTAGCCACGTCAGCACATGGATCCTAATCAT
This window contains:
- the LOC126685772 gene encoding nodulin-related protein 1-like, whose protein sequence is MDFPSSNDQPSKTGHKHQQVSSSELFSSAKQVADAAKSSLSHQKVDQGQAAGAAANLLGGASQYGKLEEKSYGKYVEKAEDYLRQQSSHSTAAATTAGHQSGPDTPITQSTPTQSSGEDGKSSGVGDYFKMAQGFMK